The following coding sequences are from one Arachis hypogaea cultivar Tifrunner chromosome 7, arahy.Tifrunner.gnm2.J5K5, whole genome shotgun sequence window:
- the LOC112701795 gene encoding SEC14 cytosolic factor encodes MDAWNDEAMKQFQSLLETLDEQHKNTFQNMHQGYPRETLVRFLKARDGNVPKAHKMFIDCLQWRVENEIDNVLARPILADSYRSVRDSQLMGMSGYTKEGLPVIAVGVGLSTYGKVSDKYYVQSHIQMNEYRDRVILPTATKNHGRYIGTCVKVLDMTGLRLSALNQMKLLTSISTIDDLNYPEKTDTYYIVNAPYVFSACWKVVKPLLQERTRKKVQVLQGCGREELLKVMDYASLPHFCKDSSKLTKHNATMNAENCYSLDHVFHKQLYNYMKQQAMIMESISQIKQDSFYVELPETDPDDAKIVKTIEIEFRKVESKNGLNNSLNGVAVKDEDNYYPNTSASANTPIVKDTHQGF; translated from the exons ATGGATGCATGGaatgatgaagctatgaagcagtTTCAGTCCCTTCTGGAAACCT TGGATGAACAACACAAGAACACATTCCAG AATATGCACCAGGGTTATCCAAGAGAAACATTAGTACGTTTTCTCAAAGCAAGGGATGGGAATGTTCCCAAAGCACATAAAATG TTCATTGATTGCTTGCAATGGAGAGTGGAAAATGAGATTGACAATGTTTTAGCT AGGCCAATCCTGGCCGATTCGTACAGAAGCGTGAGAGATTCGCAACTCATGGGAATGTCTGGTTACACAAAAGAG GGTCTACCAGTCATTGCTGTTGGTGTTGGTCTTAGCACATATGGAAAAGTTTCT gACAAATACTATGTACAATCACACATCCAAATGAATGAATATAGGGATAGGGTGATCTTG CCAACAGCTACCAAGAATCATGGAAGATACATTGGTACCTGTGTGAAAGTCTTGGATATGACAGGCCTAAGACTATCAGCACTGAACCAAATGAAG CTTTTGACATCTATATCTACCATAGATGACTTGAATTATCCAGAAAAGACAGACACATACTATATTGTCAATGCTCCATATGTATTCTCTGCATGTTGGAAG GTTGTAAAGCCTCTGTtgcaagaaagaacaaggaagaaaGTTCAAGTGCTGCAAGGTTGTGGTAGGGAGGAATTACTTAAG GTAATGGACTATGCATCCCTTCCACATTTTTGCAAGGACTCATCAAAGTTAACCAAACACAATGCAACAATGAATGCTGAAAACTGCTACTCCCTTGATCATGTCTTCCATAAACAACTTTATAATTATATGAAGCAGCAAGCTATGATAATGGAGTCCATATCACAAATCAAACAGGATTCTTTCTATGTAGAATTGCCAGAGACAGACCCAGATGATGCCAAAATTGTCAAGACTATAGAAATTGAGTTCAGGAAAGTGGAAAGCAAGAATGGCCTAAATAATTCACTAAATGGTGTTGCTGTTAAAG ATGAAGATAACTACTACCCCAACACAAGTGCCTCAGCCAATACTCCAATAGTAAAGGACACACATCAAGGATTTTGA
- the LOC112701797 gene encoding red chlorophyll catabolite reductase, chloroplastic yields MFILSSSFCYTPLSLSCSLMDSNNNNNNKFMEFPFVSSPHKSLMVDLVSTLENRFHSHLLPSTLPNDVRHYQSQTGSAQASLHIRAAHPHSPIDFVLGSWVHSELPTGGSFDITSLSAYLNTSTDAPNFVFEIIRSSPTNLILILDLPPRKDPVLWPNYLQTFYDDTHLDAHRQALHTLPEVQPYFSSSLFIRAVSSPTGILVRIQTENGGQERMEEILAKHLDPVSKQVLEIWLDKCASANREVGDEEREYLKKRDGVIRNKTIEVDLGSSFPRLFGPEVANRVLDVIKDYFTVS; encoded by the exons ATGTTCATCTTATCTTCTTCCTTTTGTTATACGCCTTTATCTCTCTCTTGCTCTCTAATGGattccaacaacaacaacaacaacaaattcaTGGAGTTCCCTTTCGTTTCTTCTCCACATAAGAGTCTCATGGTTGATCTTGTTTCCACACTGGAGAATCGATTTCACTCGCATCTTCTTCCTTCCACACTCCCCAACGATGTTCGCCATTACCAAAGCCAGACTGGTTCTGCACAAGCCTCTCTCCATATTAGAGCTGCTCATCCTCACTCCCCT ATAGATTTTGTGCTGGGAAGTTGGGTGCATTCAGAGCTACCAACAGGAGGATCCTTTGATATCACAAGTCTTTCAGCTTATCTCAACACTTCAACTGATGCACCAAACTTTGTCTTTGAAATCATCCGCAGCAGCCCTACAAATCTAATCCTCATCCTCGATTTGCCTCCTCGAAAAGACCCTGTACTTTGGCCAAATTACCTACAAACATTCTATGATGACACTCATCTTGATGCACATAGGCAGGCCCTACATACACTCCCTGAGGTTCAACCTTATTTCTCCTCGTCACTTTTCATCCGCGCCGTTTCCTCCCCTACCGGTATCCTAGTCCGAATTCAAACAGAGAATGGTGGGCAGGAGCGGATGGAGGAGATACTTGCCAAGCACCTGGACCCCGTTTCGAAGCAGGTGCTTGAAATATGGCTGGACAAgtgtgcctctgcaaacagagaAGTAGGAGATGAAGAAAGAGAGTATCTGAAGAAAAGGGATGGTGTGATTAGAAACAAGACCATAGAGGTTGATCTTGGTTCAAGCTTTCCAAGGTTGTTTGGTCCAGAAGTAGCAAACCGGGTACTTGATGTGATCAAGGACTATTTTACAGTCTCATGA
- the LOC112701794 gene encoding uncharacterized protein: MMSSSNRDREEAPLTFTIPSSSSNSSPITVSDQLDSYLTDPRSASGSFQNEGLLGGGGGGGDPAAEAEFGFTRPDFRQSPLAGTVELYERHVFLCYKNPRVWPPRIEAAEFDRLPRLLYAAVMARKNHMKKETRLTICEGHDGTETSNGDVLIFPDMIRYRRLTHFDVETFVEEVLVKDGEWLPGTPEALKGSYVFVCSHGSRDRRCGVCGPVLVSRFREEIELHGLQGKVFVSPCSHIGGDKYAGNVIIFNRSCAYGEVTGHWYGYVTPDDVPSLLQQHIVKGEIIDSLWRGQMGLSEDEQIKSQEQRFLLNGLGSFEEGNAIYRSQDNSVGCCQTNGVSCCQENGVSSSSPNHVLVEKRKNADVIETEAKLSADNKSGETVISRIKSGKGASRKFHSMTTWLESWEREDTYAALAVVCAAVSVGIAYNCYKQLT; encoded by the exons ATGATGTCCAGCAGCAATAGGGACAGAGAAGAAGCGCCACTTACATTCACGATCCCTTCATCTTCTTCCAATTCCTCACCAATCACCGTCTCCGACCAACTCGACAGCTACCTTACAGACCCTAGGAGTGCTTCTGGAAGCTTCCAGAACGAGGGACTCCTCGGTGGCGGCGGTGGAGGAGGAGACCCTGCTGCCGAAGCCGAATTCGGCTTCACTCGCCCGGATTTTAGGCAGAGCCCTCTCGCCGGCACTGTCGAGCTTTATGAGCGCCACGTGTTCCTTTGCTACAAGAATCCTCGGGTTTGGCCACCGAGAATCGAGGCGGCAGAGTTTGATCGGTTGCCGAGGTTGCTCTATGCAGCTGTCATGGCTAGGAAGAACCACATGAAGAAGGAG ACTCGCTTAACGATATGTGAGGGTCATGATGGGACTGAAACATCAAATGGTGATGTATTGATCTTTCCTGACATGATCAGATATAG GAGACTAACACATTTTGATGTTGAAACGTTTGTTGAAGAAGTTCTTGTGAAAGATGGAGAATGGCTTCCTGGAACCCCGGAAGCATTGAAAGGTTCATATGTTTTTGTGTGTTCGCATGGGTCCCGTGATCGTAGATGTGGGGTTTGCGGACCTGTCTTGGTCAGCAGATTCAGGGAAGAGATAGAGTTACATGGTCTTCAGGGTAAAGTGTTTGTAAGCCCATGCTCACATATTGGGGGTGATAAGTATGCCGGAAATGTTATTATATTTAATAGGTCGTGTGCATACGGAGAAGTCACCGGGCACTG GTATGGATATGTTACTCCAGATGATGTACCTTCATTACTTCAACAGCATATTGTGAAAGGAGAGATTATAGACTCCTTATGGAG GGGTCAGATGGGTTTATCAGAAGATGAACAAATCAAGAGCCAAGAACAAAGGTTTCTGCTTAATGGTTTGGGAAGTTTCGAAGAAGGCAATGCAATATACAGATCTCAAGACAACTCTGTGGGATGCTGCCAAACAAATGGAGTGAGCTGCTGCCAAGAAAACGGAGTCTCTTCCTCTTCTCCGAATCACGTGTTAGTTGAAAAGAGAAAAAACGCCGATGTCATTGAGACAGAGGCAAAACTCTCAGCCGATAACAAGAGTGGTGAGACCGTGATTTCTCGCATCAAAAGCGGCAAAGGAGCTTCACGCAAGTTTCATTCCATGACAACATGGCTTGAGAGTTGGGAGCGAGAAGATACTTATGCCGCCCTTGCCGTTGTTTGTGCCGCTGTATCAGTTGGTATTGCCTATAACTGCTACAAACAGTTGACATAA